TATCACTATAATGTGAGTGTTCTCAATTCGGAGCGTAAATTTAATCTGGGAACGAAACGTGAGCTTgcgaatatgacgtcgaaactgtccaaccATCTAGCGAATGGCACTCAAAACATAAGCTGAAACCGAAAATCTACGGCCAAGTCGGAGAAAAGTGAAGGCTTTCTGTGATTACAGTGGTGTAGTTTATCATGAATACGCTTCACAGGGTCAAACGGTCAATGGGGGTACTACTTAACGACCGGATTTGAGGGCAGAAAATTTATTGATTCTCTATTTTTTCacattgacaaatattttttttaattttttgttttggcagTCCAGGTACAATTTGGTGAAGGTAAGTGCTGACGTATTaaggatattataataaaaactcaaaaaaatttgcaatagaAATTcggtatgaaaattaaatttcatcacGATTTATTCAAGAGGATTAacattaaattaacataatacTAAATTAACTTACTGAACATGCTACGAAATGCTGAACAATTCAGAAAACACCTGTTAAGCTTTGTTTCTCTGCTAACAACAGTGTCtaagtaaaagtaaatatgaTAAATGTTCTCcccaataaattattatatttttctattaggTGGCTTTCTGATTGGCCCAATCAGTTGTTGCCAACAACTATTACTGGGTACCTGTTTTCTTTCAGAATTGCACACAATTTTGTTGTTCAAGTCATACACTCACGTTTTATTTGAGAGATTAGGTAAgtcttaataaaaaaagtgtGGATGACGAAGGAGCATGCGACACGGTAGCGGAACTTATAACATCTATACAGTCGGATCGAAAATGGCTAATGGAGTGAGAGCCGGAATCTATTATTCAAAGCTGGGTCTAAAGCGATCCTTCAAGCTACCGGAATATTGCAGTATTTTCTAGGCGGAAGTCTTTGCAGTCAGGAAAGCGGCtgatttaactaaaaaataagataaaataaaaccAGGAAGGTAGTATAATATTATGTTTCAGGACACAAAGAAATTTCGGGAAACGAAATAGATCCGTCTAGCTACCAAACCTGTAcaggaaatatgtatgtcactAAAAACGACGAACTAGTCCGCTCAGCGGCAGCGCCCAGGATGATGGGGATAAAACTATGCATACAGTGAGGTCGGAGGAGAGAGTGGAAAGATAATTTCATTATCAGCAAGaatgcgccatgccaagctgCTTCTTTGAGGGTTCAACCTCGCAAACTTGTCGCGCTCTATATAGCGaactgcaggctcaggaagcacttgtccaacatcgGCATAATCTTGCGCAACTGCCGGTTCTGCAACATGGAACAGGAAACCTCAGAACAATTGATTCTAGATTGCTTAGCAATTTGGCGAAACTAAAGGCCCCAGGttccatctacgtggacagggatcacatcaccgcAGTCGCGTCCAGCAGGGTTCTGGAATTGTTCAGGATGCTGGatccatatgtgatataggggaGGACACAATAAACCATCATTCTGATTCTGCGGTCAGCCATTTTGGAAACTTCATGTGTATTGTTTTAGATAGATGGATAATAAAaattgaggttttgcactgcgacctacgGTTTATTGTGTCCTCCCCTATATCACATAAGGTCATCAGGATCCTAACAATTCCAGAACCCTGCTGGACGCGTCTTGAAAGGATTGAAGAACAGTTGTTAGCCTATTGGCTTGTCACAACCTATTAACATTGTATGCGAGCCGGTTTGGCATAAATAACGACGATAAAAGTAGAAATTGTCAGGTAGTAGGAAGGAGAAAGACGCTAAAACAGCTCTTATCTAGAACTCGGCTTAGATATCTAAAAGCTTCGCAAGTCTCTCTTAAGCTTCGCAAAAGCGTTGACATACTGCACGGCATAAACTTCAGCTTGTAAGGAGCTGAACCTCCATCTGACATCATAAAGAACCAGTAGGTCTATAAAAGGCGCGAAAGCAGGCCAGTATAACCTAATCTAACCACCTAACCAAATCTAAATTCAGTTACATGACTATGACTTGTAATTGGGATTTTTAAGCCAAAAAATTATACCAAGCAAGTAAatgataatatatatataaattaacactaCACTTATTTTACATCGATACTAATATTTACAAACCtaaaaatttactatatacTTTTCTCCGATTAGCTTAATCATTACATGATTGTTTTCCTTACTCACTAGCTTAAATAATTATAGTGAGAGTTATATAACTCCAACTATAGTCAATGGttacacatatgtaatataaactagtatgtatgtatataaactagtatatatataaactggTATGTACAAAAtcctattttattatataaccttttcttatttttcgcCTTTATAACATTTAGCTTTTGCCAACTTCAATTTCTAGATAACTTATTTAACAGCTTAACATTTTTGTGGCTTTCTCAATTTCACAATAGTATTTGATATAGCGAATGAAAAATCGGTTATTAACTGACTCTGTTCctcctttttttgtttcgtaaatttcaattttcaattagaCTAGTATTTTATAGTAATGCGTTTTAGgattttttgtgaatatatgtatgtatgtctctcattatttgatttcattcaatttaagttttttttagatttttatattttatattttcatactaACCTGTCCCTAAATTCAGTTTGAACGCAACACAACGCAATGTAAAATTCAACTGGTAACCGCAACAGGAGACGCCACATCCGACTTCGACATTTTCGACACATTGACAGCATCCGCCGAGCATTGTCGCACTTCTGCGTCGCACACAACGCGCGCCGCGTTGCCCATCTCCTCTGCATGGTTAGCGCTGTCGCGCGATTTTGCTGGTGCACCGGCACGCCGCGCTGGAGCCACGCATTGGCATTTAACGACAACCGCGTATTATAATAAATGCCAGCAGAACGAAGTGATTAAACTGGGAACGAGCAAGGCAAGCAACGCTTGCTGCCACTGGCCACGCCAAAAGTAATAGCTGGTGTCCAGCTGctcttgccaccaccaccacacCCATGACCAAAGTGACGCCAAGCACCCATGTTGTGTAGCTGTGGTGGGCGCTGTCAGCTCCTTATTGTCCGTAGTGTTGTGTACATGCGTTGCGCCGCTGCCGCCAAATGTGTCAGTAGCGCCGCGTTGAAATGTAGGCTCGCGCGTTATGCCACCAAAAAGAGTTACCGCGAAACCGCTAGCAATGCTGAGGCCGCCACTGCTGGCGCCCAAGTTACCGAAGTCCAGATTGCCTATGCCGCCGACACTACCACCTATGCCACCAGCGCCGCCAGCTGAGTTGTGGTGATGATGGCGACCATCAGAggcaccaccaccaccattgCCACCACCAATTGGGGCACCACTGCCACCGCCCATGCCAGCGCCGGACATGGCCGGTCTATGTGTCGGCTGTTTCTGTCCGTTGGCGTAATAGATGTTCGGCGTTAATGGGGGCAAGGGCAATTCGCTGTCATCGAAATCCTCGGCTGAGCCGTACAGGTCCTCGTCGTCTGGCTGATATGTGACTTTGACTTGTTTCATTTTCAGTACGTCATTGGTGTCCGCGTCGTTGTTGCCGCCAATGCCGTGCTTGCCAGCTGGGTTTTTACGATTCGGACCGGGTATTTCTGCGGTGagacaaaatatgtatataaaataaaagtgtaaataaatgCTACGAAATGATAGAgcaatgcaaaacaaaaaaacaaaaaaaaaaaaaacaacgcgTTAAGGAAAGTAAATAAAGCTGCGCACATGTTAAACCGAGATCTCAGTCTCGGTCCAGCTATCGCGCTCCTTTTTATGGCCATCAGTGTTGGCAGCAAATTGCTCAACCTAATTGAAATAAAGCTGAAGACACAGGCAAAAAGtgcaaagaaatgaaataataataataaaaagccaATAAAGCTGCGCTACATGTTGAGAAACTAACTGTTAATGCTCACAGGCAGCGCGTAAAAACAACGAGTAATGTGTATTTTAAACTCACCATAAAGTCTTATGCTGCTGTCCACCTCACCAAGCGAGTTCTTCGCTATGCAGCGGTAAGAGCCGACGTCATCTTTTTGGAATTTACGCACAATCATTGTCATCTTCGTTTCGTAAAGGGATTTAGAGGATTCCTGTACATGATACTTTAGCGAGGACACAATCATTTCACCTGTTGATGAGAAAGGCAAATTAATAACCTTGTTCTTGGTTTCATttgttttacatataaaaactcATTTACAATTTAAGCCTGCTTATCAAAATAACAGTACTTTGCATGTAATTTGGTTACCAAGTATTTGTAAAAAAGTCTCGAGCAAATCGTAGTTGGGGATTAACGAGTGCTTAAGGAGTATTAGCAACAGTGGTAAGTCAAGAAGATTTGCTCGTCTGATCTGGCTATGAAAAAAGTGGAGTTTTGTAAAGGTGTGTGTAATACTTCGTTTTGCTGGACTAAAGTATTACATTTTactattgtaaaaatataaacagtcTTTCGGCTGAATTAGGCTGAGAATACTGTCAAATTATTATGAGAGATTCAttcgttcttcttctttattggcgtttacaacagcgctccagttgttcttccttttcatTGTTTGGCGCtgattggatattccaagtgtagctaggtccctctccaactggtctttccaaagatgtggaggtctttctcttcttctgcttttcccggcgggtactgcttcgaatactctCACAGCTGTACACACAATGATTTattacgctgatcatttatatatatattttaaaggatGTCCGACGTTTTTTGGCTCTATGAAGGCGATATAAATGATTACACTCGTGGAAACGCCTTTCAAGCGCAGATAGCTTTCATAAAATCTACTGGTCAGCGCAGCCACCTTTAGAGCGGTACCTATCCGATAGTAGAGTAGCAATATTTGCCTTGTGATCGCTGACTGTGCGCTCAAGACCGGTTTG
The DNA window shown above is from Bactrocera tryoni isolate S06 chromosome 4, CSIRO_BtryS06_freeze2, whole genome shotgun sequence and carries:
- the LOC120775304 gene encoding lachesin, coding for MTIVLLLIISLIRETLTFQPEFVESISNVSVAVGRDATFTCHVRHLGGYRVGWLKADTKAIQAIHENVITHNPRVSVSHLDQNTWNLHIKAVSEEDRGGYMCQLNTDPMKSQIGFLDVVIPPDFVAEDTSSDVIVPEGSSVKLTCRARGYPEPIVTWRREDGNEIVLKDNIGTKTMVSSFRGEVLKLTKISRNEMGSYLCIASNGVPPSVSKRISLNIHFHPVIQVPNQLVGAPLGTDVQIECHVEASPKSINYWIKDTGEMIVSSLKYHVQESSKSLYETKMTMIVRKFQKDDVGSYRCIAKNSLGEVDSSIRLYEIPGPNRKNPAGKHGIGGNNDADTNDVLKMKQVKVTYQPDDEDLYGSAEDFDDSELPLPPLTPNIYYANGQKQPTHRPAMSGAGMGGGSGAPIGGGNGGGGASDGRHHHHNSAGGAGGIGGSVGGIGNLDFGNLGASSGGLSIASGFAVTLFGGITREPTFQRGATDTFGGSGATHVHNTTDNKELTAPTTATQHGCLASLWSWVWWWWQEQLDTSYYFWRGQWQQALLALLVPSLITSFCWHLL